The Pseudodesulfovibrio sp. zrk46 genome contains a region encoding:
- a CDS encoding DNA integrity scanning protein DisA nucleotide-binding domain protein — protein MSQASFENICIFHIMEGLRDGLTHFSKPSRAALIYAEKPDSPPRIFDPLDLLSGHEPKLRDFYLYSSQWRGNAVTTNELRIIDAEDNGLDLTGIISLGARSRHMHYQAWFTDEHPDMCSVGPTKRWLEFAAGLVSQNFATRDVQNLDTAGFVLQHCATHAIRDYIVDERSRQGWWDTQIRVYPFLDAVLGVSSTQEEGEWPRGRVVVVEPSQLDKVRFVCRFPALEQPQLADTKHVRKLLQAVEESGRVLVSDGKRMLGIAIGPMPGAYLAAQFSGHHGFLWIKDSLVCSFSDGRFHSSNLRANLVQLEELLLETDMDMGDQHTLLQIVSLMVNRVRDRKHGCTLVIDTAKEQLSMSGQHFEKPLDLQESSQLKLACSLAKLDGAVHVGRDLKLHGFACLMDGRIVPGENRARGARFNSALRFTAEHEEIIVVVVSADRPVSIFKDGVELTAQCRFQPIGGLTRPPLLAEWIMS, from the coding sequence ATGAGTCAGGCATCTTTCGAAAATATTTGTATTTTTCACATCATGGAAGGGCTCCGTGATGGATTGACCCATTTCTCTAAGCCCAGCCGCGCCGCGCTCATCTACGCAGAGAAACCCGACTCGCCGCCACGCATTTTCGACCCCCTCGACCTCCTTTCGGGACATGAACCCAAGCTCAGGGATTTCTACCTCTATTCATCCCAATGGCGTGGCAATGCCGTCACCACCAATGAACTCCGCATCATTGACGCTGAAGACAACGGCCTCGACCTGACAGGCATCATTTCCCTCGGTGCACGTTCACGCCACATGCACTATCAGGCCTGGTTTACTGACGAACATCCCGACATGTGCTCTGTCGGCCCCACCAAGCGTTGGCTCGAATTTGCCGCAGGACTGGTCTCCCAGAATTTCGCCACCCGCGATGTTCAGAATCTGGATACCGCCGGGTTCGTGCTCCAGCACTGCGCCACCCACGCCATCCGCGACTACATCGTGGATGAACGCAGCCGTCAGGGCTGGTGGGACACCCAGATCCGTGTCTACCCGTTCCTGGATGCCGTCCTCGGCGTCTCCTCCACACAGGAGGAAGGCGAGTGGCCACGCGGCCGAGTGGTCGTGGTGGAACCGAGCCAACTGGACAAGGTCCGCTTTGTCTGTCGCTTCCCCGCACTGGAGCAGCCGCAACTTGCTGACACCAAACATGTTCGCAAGCTTCTACAGGCAGTTGAAGAGTCCGGGCGCGTACTGGTCTCCGACGGCAAACGCATGCTCGGCATCGCCATCGGCCCCATGCCCGGCGCTTATCTCGCCGCCCAGTTCAGCGGGCATCACGGCTTCCTCTGGATCAAGGATTCGTTGGTCTGCAGCTTCTCTGATGGTCGTTTCCACTCCTCCAATCTCCGCGCCAACTTGGTGCAATTGGAAGAACTTCTGCTGGAAACCGACATGGACATGGGCGATCAGCATACCCTGCTCCAGATCGTCTCGCTCATGGTCAACCGTGTGCGCGACCGCAAACACGGCTGCACCCTGGTCATCGACACGGCCAAGGAACAACTCTCCATGTCTGGTCAGCACTTTGAAAAGCCATTGGATTTACAGGAAAGCAGCCAGCTCAAGCTTGCCTGCTCATTGGCGAAACTCGACGGCGCGGTGCATGTGGGACGCGACCTCAAGCTGCACGGCTTTGCCTGCCTCATGGACGGTCGCATTGTTCCCGGCGAGAACCGAGCCCGCGGCGCACGCTTCAACTCCGCACTCCGTTTTACTGCGGAGCATGAAGAAATCATCGTGGTGGTGGTTTCCGCAGACAGACCTGTCTCCATCTTCAAGGATGGCGTGGAACTCACCGCTCAGTGCCGTTTCCAGCCCATCGGCGGACTGACCCGGCCGCCGCTGCTGGCCGAATGGATCATGTCCTGA
- a CDS encoding ChaN family lipoprotein codes for MKYKTTRTVLRKGPVLLLLALTLTLGACVKTIQHPRMDVTFLPDKGDFISKYGDQLSIDEITAMAKGKDYILIGEGHRNPVDHSVQQQLLAALAATETPPSVGLEMIAVDMQPVLNDFGKGQVEVDALEEELEWSERWGFSYSLFRGLFEITQRNSLPVAGLNVPTRITRKISKEGIESLTDEERAFLPNEIVPPANAQVPLLDSILSQHKGKDKDDATQRERFHLVQSIWDSKMAEEAVRLRKEFDWPVMVIAGGGHVEYAWGIARRIRRHDPAAKILTIMPWRGGEFDDEVADVFFYSPDTYVSRMGATLTAQPAGGLLVERVERGSRAEKAGLRPGDVLLEASGIRLDHLFSLHIAGAKVHKEDKELTFLVQRGEDTYSTSVGKLGKRPSSSKKMKKSETMPTKASEAETKTDKEQ; via the coding sequence ATGAAATACAAAACAACGCGAACCGTTCTGCGCAAGGGGCCTGTTTTGCTGCTTCTGGCGCTCACTTTGACCCTGGGAGCCTGTGTGAAGACCATCCAGCACCCCCGAATGGACGTGACCTTTCTGCCTGACAAGGGAGACTTCATCTCCAAGTATGGTGATCAGCTCTCCATAGACGAGATCACAGCAATGGCAAAGGGTAAGGACTATATCCTGATCGGTGAAGGTCACAGAAATCCAGTTGACCACAGTGTCCAGCAACAGCTTCTTGCCGCCCTCGCAGCGACCGAAACGCCGCCGTCCGTGGGGCTTGAAATGATCGCCGTGGACATGCAGCCCGTGCTCAATGATTTTGGCAAGGGGCAGGTGGAAGTGGACGCGCTTGAGGAAGAACTCGAGTGGAGTGAGCGATGGGGATTCTCTTATTCCCTGTTCCGTGGCCTGTTTGAAATCACCCAGCGCAACAGTCTGCCCGTGGCCGGGCTCAATGTTCCGACCCGTATAACCCGCAAGATTTCCAAGGAAGGCATTGAATCCCTCACCGATGAGGAGCGCGCCTTCCTGCCCAATGAGATCGTGCCGCCTGCCAACGCGCAGGTGCCGCTCCTCGATTCGATCCTTTCCCAGCACAAGGGCAAGGATAAGGACGACGCGACCCAACGTGAGCGGTTCCATCTGGTCCAATCCATTTGGGATTCCAAGATGGCCGAAGAGGCCGTACGGCTTCGCAAAGAATTTGATTGGCCTGTCATGGTCATCGCCGGTGGCGGCCACGTCGAATACGCATGGGGCATTGCCCGTCGTATCCGTCGCCATGACCCTGCTGCGAAGATTCTAACCATCATGCCGTGGCGCGGTGGCGAATTCGACGACGAAGTCGCAGATGTATTCTTCTATTCTCCGGATACTTACGTGTCCCGCATGGGCGCGACCCTCACAGCCCAGCCTGCTGGCGGACTGCTGGTGGAACGCGTCGAGCGTGGCTCCCGTGCCGAGAAGGCGGGGCTGCGTCCCGGTGACGTGCTCCTTGAAGCCTCAGGTATCCGTCTGGATCACCTGTTCAGCCTTCATATTGCCGGGGCCAAGGTGCACAAGGAAGACAAGGAACTGACCTTCCTCGTCCAGCGCGGCGAGGATACATACTCCACCAGCGTGGGCAAGCTCGGCAAACGTCCGAGTTCCTCGAAAAAGATGAAGAAGTCCGAAACCATGCCTACCAAGGCCTCTGAAGCCGAAACCAAGACTGACAAGGAACAATAA
- a CDS encoding DUF429 domain-containing protein: MKYVGVDGCPAGWFVVSLTDHNVDCTVFETFRELWEAHGDAHTIMVDIPMGLPGGNQPPRAADRLAREMLGPRRSSVFLPSVREVLSASSYREACEINRQLTGKKISKQYWYLVPKIQDVDSLLQDEPGAVKVLRESHPELCFWLASGGTIQHSKKTGPGLEERLTVLRKYLNNTGEIYGLVLRKYLRKEVARDDVVDAMVLAVAARLGEGEIHSLPNPPEQDETGLPMAIWYPDFGQDM, translated from the coding sequence ATGAAGTACGTTGGCGTGGACGGCTGCCCCGCAGGGTGGTTTGTCGTATCTCTAACCGACCACAATGTGGATTGTACGGTCTTTGAAACCTTCCGAGAGTTGTGGGAAGCGCATGGTGATGCCCATACTATCATGGTGGATATCCCCATGGGGTTGCCCGGTGGAAACCAGCCTCCGAGGGCCGCGGACCGGCTCGCACGTGAAATGCTTGGTCCAAGGCGGTCATCGGTCTTTTTGCCCAGTGTCAGGGAGGTGCTGAGTGCCTCTTCATATCGGGAAGCATGCGAGATTAACCGACAACTTACCGGTAAGAAGATATCCAAGCAATACTGGTATCTCGTTCCCAAGATTCAGGATGTCGATTCGTTGCTTCAGGATGAGCCCGGTGCTGTGAAGGTGTTGCGTGAATCACATCCTGAGCTCTGCTTCTGGCTCGCCTCGGGCGGAACGATCCAGCACTCCAAGAAAACCGGTCCCGGGTTGGAGGAACGGCTGACAGTGCTTCGTAAATATTTGAATAATACAGGTGAGATATATGGTCTCGTCTTGCGTAAATACCTGCGAAAAGAGGTGGCGCGGGACGATGTGGTCGACGCCATGGTTCTGGCTGTGGCCGCAAGGCTGGGAGAAGGGGAGATACACTCCCTGCCGAACCCGCCAGAGCAGGATGAAACCGGTCTGCCCATGGCCATCTGGTATCCGGACTTCGGACAAGACATGTGA
- a CDS encoding EF-hand domain-containing protein — protein MSISALDSSTLAAGFGMGQMGGMSGRQKMDSDEMAEFIVSKDDADGDGLLSLGETPLDEDRFNSIDADGDGFISSEELSADAESRKEEMNLMGQLTMQMAGIDPSQMAASIFDQDDADGDGLLTLDETPLSEEIFNSIDTDGDGSISAEELTADIESKAAEGMPAPPPGAQEQAAAASSESSSSSSSDSEEDYDVLDLNEDGVVSMSELFQAFQNGDSSLSSLFPDEGEGNVSAMTQRMAMQAYQAQMS, from the coding sequence ATGAGCATTTCAGCATTGGACAGCTCGACTCTGGCAGCGGGCTTCGGGATGGGGCAGATGGGCGGCATGTCGGGCAGACAGAAAATGGACTCGGACGAAATGGCCGAGTTCATCGTCAGCAAGGACGATGCCGATGGTGACGGACTACTGAGCCTGGGGGAGACCCCACTGGATGAGGACAGATTTAACTCCATCGATGCGGATGGTGACGGATTCATCTCTTCTGAAGAGTTGAGCGCGGACGCCGAATCACGCAAAGAGGAAATGAATCTGATGGGCCAGTTGACCATGCAGATGGCGGGCATTGACCCCAGCCAGATGGCAGCATCCATTTTCGATCAGGATGACGCGGATGGCGACGGGCTGTTGACTCTGGACGAGACCCCGCTCTCGGAAGAGATCTTCAATTCCATTGATACAGACGGCGACGGGTCCATCTCGGCCGAGGAATTGACCGCTGACATCGAGAGCAAGGCCGCCGAGGGCATGCCTGCACCGCCTCCGGGCGCACAGGAACAGGCTGCCGCAGCCTCATCCGAATCCAGCAGCTCCAGCAGCAGCGACAGCGAAGAGGACTACGACGTGCTCGACCTGAATGAAGACGGCGTCGTGAGCATGTCCGAACTCTTTCAGGCGTTCCAGAACGGAGACTCCAGCTTGAGTTCATTGTTCCCGGACGAAGGTGAAGGCAACGTCTCTGCCATGACCCAGCGCATGGCAATGCAGGCCTACCAGGCGCAAATGAGCTAA
- the hcp gene encoding hydroxylamine reductase, whose product MFCYQCEQTAKGGCTKVGVCGKTDATAALQDLLLHLTKGLSQVAVAAREQGIEDIDVNRFTVKAVFSTLTNVNFDDARFVTLINECVAKRDALKAKVSGVEFDGPAVLAPALDLAGLVAQGAQYGVENDPEPNEDLKSLKQTLTYGLKGVAAYADHAAILGQEDNELYAKIQVLLAATLSTDLTLEQCVEAGLECGRINIRAMELLDAANTGTYGHPEPTEVKLGATAGKAILVSGHDLKDLHTLLKQTEGKGINIYTHGEMLPCTAYPELKKYPHLAGHYGTAWQNQKKEFAEFPGAILMTTNCIQDPKNYIENIFTTGLVGWPGAVHVSNDDFTPVIERALAMPGFPEDTDKGTVMTGFGRNTVMSVAGTVIDAVKAGNIKHFFLVGGCDGAKPGRNYYTEFVEKTPEDTVVLTLACGKFRFFDKQLGNIGGIPRLLDVGQCNDAYSAVKIALALAEAFECDVNELPLSLVLSWYEQKAVAILLSLLALGIKNIKLGPSLPAFITPNVLNFLVENYNIAPISTPDEDLKEILG is encoded by the coding sequence ATGTTTTGTTATCAGTGTGAACAGACCGCCAAGGGCGGTTGCACCAAAGTAGGCGTTTGTGGAAAGACCGATGCAACTGCAGCTCTTCAGGACCTGCTCCTGCACCTCACCAAGGGCCTGTCCCAGGTAGCCGTTGCTGCCCGCGAGCAGGGCATCGAAGACATCGACGTGAACCGCTTCACCGTCAAGGCTGTATTTTCCACCCTGACCAACGTCAACTTTGACGACGCCCGCTTCGTCACTCTTATCAATGAATGTGTCGCCAAGCGCGATGCCCTGAAAGCCAAGGTTTCAGGCGTCGAATTCGACGGCCCCGCAGTTCTGGCCCCGGCCCTCGACCTCGCCGGTCTGGTCGCACAGGGTGCTCAGTACGGTGTCGAGAACGACCCCGAGCCCAATGAGGATCTCAAGTCCCTCAAGCAGACCCTGACCTACGGCCTCAAGGGTGTTGCCGCTTACGCCGATCACGCTGCCATCCTCGGCCAGGAAGACAACGAGCTCTACGCCAAAATTCAGGTCCTGCTCGCTGCCACCTTGTCCACTGATCTGACTCTGGAACAGTGTGTTGAAGCCGGCCTCGAATGTGGTCGCATCAACATCCGCGCCATGGAGCTCCTCGACGCCGCCAACACCGGCACCTACGGCCATCCCGAGCCCACCGAAGTCAAGCTCGGCGCCACCGCAGGCAAGGCTATCCTCGTTTCCGGTCACGATCTCAAAGATCTGCACACCCTGCTGAAGCAGACCGAAGGCAAGGGCATCAACATCTACACCCACGGTGAGATGCTGCCCTGTACCGCCTACCCGGAACTGAAGAAGTACCCGCACCTCGCCGGTCACTACGGCACTGCATGGCAGAACCAGAAGAAGGAATTCGCCGAGTTCCCCGGTGCCATCCTGATGACCACCAACTGCATTCAGGATCCCAAAAACTACATCGAGAACATCTTCACCACCGGCCTGGTCGGCTGGCCCGGCGCAGTGCACGTCTCCAATGACGATTTCACTCCTGTCATCGAGCGCGCCCTCGCCATGCCCGGTTTCCCCGAGGACACCGACAAGGGTACCGTCATGACCGGTTTTGGCCGCAACACCGTCATGTCCGTTGCCGGCACCGTCATCGACGCCGTCAAGGCAGGCAACATCAAGCACTTCTTCCTCGTCGGCGGTTGCGACGGCGCCAAGCCCGGCCGCAACTACTACACCGAGTTCGTCGAGAAGACCCCCGAAGACACCGTGGTCCTGACCCTCGCCTGTGGTAAGTTCCGCTTCTTCGACAAGCAGCTCGGCAACATCGGCGGCATCCCCCGTCTCCTCGACGTCGGTCAGTGCAACGATGCCTACTCCGCAGTCAAGATCGCTCTGGCCCTTGCCGAAGCCTTTGAATGCGATGTCAACGAGCTGCCCCTGTCCCTGGTCCTGTCCTGGTACGAGCAGAAGGCCGTCGCCATCCTGCTCTCCCTGCTGGCCCTCGGCATCAAGAACATCAAGCTCGGACCCAGCCTCCCGGCATTCATCACCCCCAACGTGCTGAACTTCCTGGTGGAAAACTACAACATCGCTCCCATCTCCACCCCCGACGAAGACCTCAAGGAAATCCTCGGTTAA
- a CDS encoding competence protein ComEC, protein MSSTWITDPVFWVIALPALASSGILIQMVLSTFSCCGTFKLRGKPVLLKWWMIPTAAVTCGTLWAIAVAYVVFQ, encoded by the coding sequence ATGTCCTCCACCTGGATAACCGACCCCGTATTCTGGGTCATCGCCCTGCCTGCGCTGGCATCGTCAGGCATACTTATCCAAATGGTTCTTAGTACTTTTTCCTGTTGCGGCACCTTCAAGCTGCGCGGCAAACCCGTCCTGCTCAAGTGGTGGATGATTCCCACCGCCGCCGTAACTTGCGGAACATTGTGGGCCATTGCTGTGGCATACGTAGTATTTCAATGA
- a CDS encoding acyloxyacyl hydrolase: MKSVQAVLLALALLFTASVAQAEGDSIVSEIRGGVYAHDISFWSFHRESGADINAEVLFTSPDMLEAIWAPRPHVGVTVNTSGDTSHAYTGLTWEYFLTDRFFVDGSLGLSAHNGYLNTNKSDRKSLGSPVLFRVGAAVGVNLTEKVNVSVQYEHMSNAYIANPNEGMDNVGLRLGYRF, encoded by the coding sequence ATGAAATCCGTTCAAGCCGTACTTCTTGCCCTTGCTCTGCTGTTCACAGCTTCGGTCGCCCAGGCCGAAGGCGACAGCATCGTCTCGGAAATCCGAGGCGGTGTGTATGCCCATGACATCAGCTTCTGGAGTTTTCATCGTGAGAGCGGTGCGGACATCAATGCCGAAGTGCTCTTCACTTCGCCCGATATGCTTGAGGCCATCTGGGCGCCTCGTCCGCATGTGGGCGTGACGGTCAACACCAGCGGCGACACTTCCCATGCCTACACCGGGCTGACCTGGGAGTACTTCCTGACCGATCGTTTCTTTGTGGACGGCAGTCTCGGTCTGTCCGCGCATAACGGCTATCTCAACACCAATAAAAGTGATCGCAAGTCTCTCGGCTCCCCGGTGCTGTTCCGCGTCGGTGCTGCCGTTGGCGTGAATCTCACTGAAAAGGTCAACGTATCCGTGCAGTACGAGCACATGTCCAACGCCTACATTGCCAACCCCAACGAGGGAATGGACAACGTCGGGCTGCGACTCGGTTATCGTTTCTAG
- a CDS encoding HD domain-containing phosphohydrolase, whose product MAGERLQNIVLRKNIGGSSTEDYNQIDPHILACFPRSRFTVDLYHYKEKIRTLSPVYAAGNEVSRSMLERFEQMSANGELFFSRKQIKAYTALVACDLYTALDDPNLTWEEKAQVFIDELRRKQSEFFHHPMPQELDNLINPLSSLCAYLIEDNRRMTTIVNRLHAALTPDNRRINASLMALAVYLEMNKGNLFLETLEAVALGFFLYDIGMSKVSELMIGKRQKLTPSEQRTLQTHPQKGLEIVNRLNMTRPEIVEPIIQHHERLNGSGYPNKLAADKIGQLGRIAGVADSYIAMVTDNAQRAGITPIEAAAEFLRKKNLYDQMAQRTLIRYLQTVPAS is encoded by the coding sequence ATGGCGGGCGAAAGACTTCAGAATATCGTTCTCAGAAAGAACATCGGTGGCTCAAGCACCGAGGATTACAACCAGATTGACCCACACATTCTGGCGTGCTTTCCGCGTTCCCGCTTCACCGTGGACCTCTATCACTACAAAGAAAAGATACGGACCCTCTCGCCCGTCTACGCAGCAGGCAACGAAGTCTCCCGCTCCATGCTGGAACGCTTTGAACAGATGAGTGCCAACGGCGAGCTGTTCTTTTCGCGCAAGCAGATCAAGGCCTACACCGCACTGGTCGCCTGCGATCTCTATACGGCCCTGGATGACCCCAACCTGACATGGGAAGAGAAGGCACAGGTCTTCATCGACGAACTCCGCCGCAAGCAGTCGGAATTCTTCCATCATCCCATGCCGCAGGAGCTGGACAACCTCATAAACCCGCTCAGCTCGCTCTGCGCCTACCTCATTGAGGACAATCGGCGCATGACCACCATCGTCAACCGCCTCCACGCCGCCCTGACTCCCGACAACCGCCGGATCAACGCCTCTCTTATGGCACTGGCCGTGTACTTGGAGATGAACAAGGGCAATCTCTTCCTCGAAACCCTGGAAGCGGTGGCCCTCGGCTTTTTCCTGTACGACATCGGCATGAGCAAGGTCTCTGAGCTGATGATCGGAAAGCGGCAGAAGCTTACGCCCAGTGAGCAGCGCACCCTCCAGACACACCCGCAAAAAGGGCTGGAGATCGTCAACCGACTCAACATGACCCGCCCCGAGATTGTCGAGCCCATTATTCAGCACCATGAGCGGCTCAACGGCAGCGGCTATCCCAACAAGCTCGCGGCCGACAAGATCGGCCAACTGGGGCGAATCGCGGGCGTGGCCGACTCATACATCGCCATGGTCACGGATAATGCCCAGCGCGCCGGCATCACCCCCATCGAGGCTGCCGCCGAATTCCTCCGAAAGAAGAATCTCTACGATCAGATGGCCCAGCGCACCCTGATCCGCTACCTCCAGACCGTCCCGGCCTCCTAG